The Gallus gallus isolate bGalGal1 chromosome 23, bGalGal1.mat.broiler.GRCg7b, whole genome shotgun sequence genome includes a region encoding these proteins:
- the KDF1 gene encoding keratinocyte differentiation factor 1: MLGRKAGPPHNLNSHRQKNQSYQQAVPPRSRPSKEAEVGLEVLGGLTPEIKQSRTRAQQMRDRKGRKADLKDSNGREAETITFISGTAEAPANQSFCCSSLSHAWKTYKAVFCCIVTCGGCFQDCSVCIPYPGPAETSTDDGKNGDYNGRLPNSPANVSPTEKNGNQIKKSHMGSSFSYPDVKLKGIPVYQNRSLGHHVESDSCFKELLPEKPFRNSIEKPPLPSSHRSSEEYYSFHESDLDISELNGSMSSREIDVLIFKKLTELFSVHQIDELAKCTSDTVFLEKTNKISDLINSITQDYNLDEQDAECRLVRGIIRISTRKSRVRPHISVPASQSHEEKSSRGNAPDSGNETMLESTVISQDDLAVQISEETPADVLARNMRRHSSAGSPTSRDSSFQDTETDSSGAPLLQVYC; this comes from the exons ATGCTGGGCCGAAAAGCAGGACCCCCCCACAACCTGAACAGCCACCGCCAGAAAAACCAGTCCTACCAGCAGGCTGTGCCCCCGAGGAGCCGACCATCCAAGGAAGCCGAGGTCgggctggaggtgctgggtgGTTTGACTCCTGAAATCAAACAGAGCCGCACCAGAGCCCAGCAGATGCGGGACAGGAAAGGTCGCAAAGCTGACCTCAAAGACTCCAATGGGAGAGAGGCAGAAACGATTACCTTCATCTCTGGTACGGCAGAGGCTCCCGCAAACCAGAGCTTCTGCTGTTCCTCTCTGTCTCATGCCTGGAAAACGtacaaagctgttttctgttgcaTAGTGACCTGTGGGGGCTGCTTTCAGGACTGCAGCGTCTGTATCCCCTATCCAGGGCCTGCTGAGACCTCCACCGACGATGGGAAGAATGGAGATTATAACGGGCGGCTGCCAAACAGCCCTGCCAACGTCTCCCCCACCGAGAAGAATGGGAACCAGATCAAAAAGTCCCACATGGGCAGCAGTTTCAGTTACCCGGATGTCAAACTGAAGGGCATTCCTGTCTATCAGAACAGGAGCCTGGGCCACCACGTGGAGTCAGATTCGTGCTTCAAAGAGCTGCTGCCGGAGAAGCCCTTCAGGAACAGCATAGAGAAGCCACCGCtccccagcagccacaggaGTTCAGAGGAGTATTATTCCTTCCACGAGTCTGACCTGGATATCAGCGAGCTGAACGGCTCCATGTCCAGCAGGGAGATCGACGTCCTGATCTTCAAGAAGCTGACAGAGCTCTTCAGCGTCCACCAGATCGATGAGCTGGCCAAGTGCACGTCAGACACTGTCTTCCTGGAGAAGACCAACAAGATCTCGGACCTCATCAATAGCATAACTCAGGACTACAACCTGGATGAGCAGGATGCTGAATGCAGGCTGGTCCGAGGCATCATCCGTATCAGCACTCGGAAAAGCAGGGTCCGGCCCCACATTTCTGTCCCAGCCAGCCAGAGCCATGAGGAAAAGTCCAGCAGAGGCAACGCACCAGACAGTGGGAATGAAACAATGCTGGAGTCCACGGTCATCAGCCAGGACG ATTTGGCCGTGCAAATATCAGAGGAAACACCAGCAGATGTGCTGGCCAGGAATATGAGGCGGCATAGCAGCGCAG GCTCTCCAACAAGCAGAGATTCCTCTTTCCAGGACACAGAGACTGACTcatctggagcacctctgcttcAGGTGTATTGTTAA
- the TRNP1 gene encoding TMF-regulated nuclear protein 1 isoform X1, with the protein MPAPPHPSPLCVPPPRGRAVQPRPAPPLYPHRSAPSSRPLPMATADAAAPTPAGEQRPERSDSSSGTAAGGGAAAASAAGRAAASGGGGGGGGSSLELAAARRRLVAAECRRRAAAELEGRVVQVHCALRHAELRLAARAEALSRLGSGVAQAQLALAAQGQRLQKGLRRRPRPRPGALLAAARALRSCVPWAAGRARRSSVHTPSRRLPAAPRSPA; encoded by the coding sequence ATGCCGGCACCGCCCCACCCCTCCCCGCTGTGTGTGCCGCCCCCCCGGGGCCGCGCCGTgcagcctcgccccgccccgccgctaTACCCGCACCGCAGCGCTCCCTCCTCCCGTCCCCTCCCCATGGCGACGGCGGACGCGGCAGCCCCGACCCCGGCAGGCGAGCAGCGCCCGGAGCGCTCCGACAGCAGCAGCGGCACGGCGGCGGGCGGAGGAGCGGCGGCAGCATCGGCGGCAGGACGAGCAGCAGCgtcaggaggaggaggaggaggcggcggcagCTCGCTGGAGctggcggcggcgcggcggcgccTGGTGGCTGCGGAGTGCCGGCGGAGGGCTGCGGCGGAGCTGGAGGGCCGCGTGGTGCAGGTGCACTGCGCGCTGCGGCACGCCGAGCTGCGCCTGGCCGCCCGCGCAGAGGCGCTGAGCCGGCTGGGGAGCGGCGTGGCTCAGGCTCAGCTGGCGCTGGCGGCGCAGGGGCAGCGTCTGCAGAAGgggctccgccgccgcccccgcccccggcccggtGCTCTGCTGGCCGCGGCCCGAGCGCTCCGAAGCTGCGTGCCCTGGGCGGCGGGGAGAGCGCGGCGTTCCTCCGTGCACACCCCCAGCAGGAGGCTGCCCGCTgccccgcgcagccccgctTAG